In one Nicotiana sylvestris chromosome 8, ASM39365v2, whole genome shotgun sequence genomic region, the following are encoded:
- the LOC138876095 gene encoding uncharacterized protein has product MKREKLDNQFAKILEILKQIHINIPFTNALLQMPSYAKFLKEILSSKRKLEEVSVVTLTEKCSAILQNKLPQKLGDPSSFTIPCILGGVYFEKALCDSRASINLMSFSIFKKLDLGEIKHTSVSLQFADQSTKKPKGIIENVLVRVDKFVFPVDFIVLKMKEYLNEPIILGRPFLVTGRAIIDVHQGQLILRVDEERVIFDMQKILRYSRDETSSSCFSIDMISYLTDEFKDDQLIPDSMERCLIKSGTTQDDDPIIRKEAEILDKDSEEEEMKSEKVQ; this is encoded by the coding sequence atgaaaagagaaaagcttGACAACCAATTTGCAAAAATTTTggagattttaaaacaaattcacATCAATATTCCTTTTACTAATGCTTTGTTACAAATGCCTTCATATGccaaatttttaaaggaaattttgtcaagtaaaagaaaattagaAGAAGTTTCTGTGGTAACGCTTACGGAAAAATGCAGtgctatacttcaaaataagctaccaCAAAAACTTGGTGATCCAAGCAGTTTTACAATTCCATGCATTTTGGGAGGAGTATATTTTGAAAAAGCACTTTGTGATTCTAGAGCTTCAATAAATCTAATGTCATTTTCTATCTTTAAAAAGTTAGATCTTGGTGAAATAAAACACACAAGTGTTTCTCTTCAGTTTGCAGATCAAAGTACTAAGAAACCTAAGGGAATAATTGAAAATGTACTCGTAAGAGTAGATAAGTTTGTTTTCCCCGTAGATTTTATAGTACTTAAAATGAAAGAATATCTTAATGAACCAATAATTTTAGGTAGACCATTTCTTGTTACAGGAAGAGCAATTATAGATGTTCATCAAGGACAATTAATTTTAAGAGTTGATGAAGAAAGAGTCATatttgatatgcaaaagatactaAGATATTCAAGAGATGAAACATCATCTTCATGTTTTTCAATTGACATGATTAGTTATCTTACAGATGAATTCAAAGATGATCAATTAATTCCAGATTCAATGGAAAGATGCTTGATCAAATCAGGCACCACACAGGACGATGATCCCATCATCAGAAAAGAAGCTGAAATATTGGACAAAGAttcagaagaagaagagatgaaatccgaaaaagttcaataa
- the LOC138876096 gene encoding uncharacterized protein, protein MTRSSIKELVNYNPEIERSLRLCRKGQALSSQSIACEGMENQEVENINPREVPPPVQIEDQFDEVAPRPANRILREYARPDRFNCESSVRKPPVAANNFEIRTGLIQTIQQSCIFTGEASEDPHSHLIDFLELVEIAKYNGVPPEAIKLRLFSFSLKGDAKTWLKPSSRNMIDAAAGGSVMGKTTEERLQLLNEISENVIQWPSEHIIIKKAATVNQVDALNTLTQQIISLSQKFEIFQYLFGSPMAQKHLGFQWSNPNGAENSQSFQKQQIQGPPGYQNPNHGQSNFRPYQQAGPYQQRPQQAHSSLDDLLYKYIKVTDEKMESQNSSLKNLEIQLSQLAALVSEKIQGPLPSNTEKNPKEHLKAITLRSGKELDEPYADQSEQHVNNGKNI, encoded by the exons ATGACCCGCTCTTCTATAAAAGAGTTGGTCAATTACAATCCTGAAATTGAAAGATCTCTTCGATTGTGCAGGAAAGGACAAGCATTATCTTCCCAAAGCATAGCTTGTGAAGGTATGGAGAATCAGGAAGTAGAAAATATCAACCCACGCGAAGTACCACCACCAGTCCAAATAGAGGATCAATTTGATGAAGTGGCGCCAAGACCAGCAAACAGAATCCTAAGGGAATATGCTAGACCTGACCGCTTCAACTGTGAATCTAGTGTCAGAAAACCTCCAGTGGCagccaacaactttgaaatcagGACTGGCCTGATTCAAACAATTCAACAGTCTTGCATCTTCACTGGAGAAGCAAGTGAAGATCCACACAGTCATTTAATTGACtttttggaacttgttgaaaTAGCTAAGTATAATGGAGTACCTCCTGAAGCTATTAAGTTAAggctattttctttctctttaaaAGGAGATGCCAAGACTTG GCTAAAACCCTCTTCTAGAAATATGATAGATGCAGCTGCAGGAGGTTCAGTAATGGGAAAAACAACAGAGGAAAGGTTGCAATTGTTGAATGAAATTTCTGAGAATGTCATCCAATGGCCATCTGAGCATATAATTATCAAGAAGGCCGCTACAGTAAATCAGGTTGATGCTTTAAATACACTAACACAGCAAATTATTTCTTTGTCACAAAAGTTTGAAATTTTTCAG TATCTTTTTGGAAGTCCAATGGCACAGAAACATCTAGGATTTCAATGGAGCAATCCAAATGGTGCAGAGAACTCTCAAAGcttccagaagcaacaaatacaGGGTCCACCCGGATACCAGAATCCAAACCATGGTCAATCAAACTTTAGACCTTATCAACAAGCAGGGCCCTATCAGCAAAGGCCTCAACAAGCTCATTCAAGTCTTGATGATCTTCTGTATAAGTATATTAAAGTCACTGATGAAAAGATGGAGAGCCAAAATTCATCCCTCAAAAATCTGGAAATACAGTTGAGCCAATTGGCAGCTCTTGTTTCAGAAAAGATTCAAGGTCCCTTACCAAGCAATAcagagaaaaacccaaaagagCACCTTAAGGCCATCACCTTACGGTCAGGTAAGGAGCTTGATGAACCCTATGCAGACCAGTCAGAACAACATGTAAATAACGGCAAGAATATTTAA